The Urbifossiella limnaea nucleotide sequence GCCGTCGAGGGGTTGAAGGCCGGGCGGTCGGCGGCCCGCGAGCTGCCGCCGGTGCGGCCCGTGCCGGACGCCGACGTCGAGGCCGCCCTCCCCTTCCTGTCGCTACCTCTGCAAGCGCTGGTCCGGGTCCAGCGCCTCACCGGGATGCGGCCCGGGGAAGCGGCCCGGATGCGAGCCGGCGATCTCGACACGGCGGGCGAGCTCTGGACTTACCGCCCGCGGCGGCACAAAACGTCGTGGCGGGGGAGGGAGCGGCTCGTGCTCGTCGGGCCGAAGGCTCAGGCGGTGCTACGCGACGTGCTCCCGTCCGACCCCGAGGCCTACGTGTTCAGCCCGAAGGCCGGCCGCGAGGCGTGGTACGCGGCGCGGCGGGCGGCCCGGAAGTCGAAGGTGCCGCCCAGCCAGGCGTGCCGACGGAAGGCCGCCCCGAAGCGCCAGCCGGGGGCGTTCTACACCCGCCACGCGTACGCGGCGGCGGTCGCCCGGGCGTGCGGGAAGGCGGGCGTGACCAGGTGGCACCCCAACCAACTCCGACACACCCGGGCGACCGAAGTCCGCGGGACGTTCGGCCTCGAGGCGGCTCAGGTCGTACTCGGACACGCAAAGCTGAGCGTGACCGAGGTGTATGCCGCGCGCGACGCGGCGCTGGCCGCACAAGTCGCGGCCGCAACGGGGTGACTGAGTCCTACCACTGACCGCGAGTGTCAAGTACCGCCATGTCACCACTGACGAACGCGGCGGGGGGGCGAGCTATCCCGCTCGACCCGCCCGTCCATCCCGCCCTGCCGCGCGAATTAGAAGCCCTCCCCCCGCACATCCGAAAGCGGCCGGAAAGTCCGTGGCGGCGGTCCGTTGAGGACGCGTGGGACTTAATATGCCAGCTCGTTCAGGCCACGCGCCTCGCACAGTCGCTGTACACTTGCGTCCTGAAAGGTCAGATACTCGCGGACGCCGATGTGAAATTTATCGACGACCAATACAGTGACACTTGTCTGAACGAATGGAACCGCGTCCTCCGACACCTTGCGGGGGTTCGGATCCGGCAGCGTCATGCGACGGCAGCCTCTCCACCCGGCCAGTTCCCCGTAACCGACCTCGTTCTCGCGAATTTGAGTGTTTACAAGCTTTGTACCGATCCTGTCGCCGGGCTTCGGAGTATCGACATTCCGGTCAACAGTCTGCCGCTCCCGAGTGGGGTGAATGTTCCGGCTGAAGATCAGGAAGATCAGTGCTTGGAGTCGGGATGGGACCCGGCGCAAGGCGTTTACCCGCTGGTTTTACAAACTCCGGCCGATTGGACGGCGGCTCTGGAACAGGAACCCGGTGCATTCGACCCCCTGTGCAAGTGCTTCCGCACGGACTCCATGCGCCTTCTACTGGCGGCAACCCAATTACGCAACGAGCTGCGGCTAACACCATCGCGATTGATTCCCTCGCCTGTCGAAACAGTCCTCCCCGCCGGCGCAGCACTCGCCGCGGGGCTCTCGCCCGGGGACGCACCTTTGCCCGGGCCTGGCGTAACCTCCGGCGCCGAACGGCCGACGGCTCCCGAGGAGGTTGAAGCGGAAACCCAGCTGTTGAAGGTGGGTGATACCGATACAGTGCGTGGGCGAGCGGCCGTTTCCATCGGGGGAAGACACGTGGCGGAGGTGAGTGAGCAGCAAGCCGAGTTTCTCCGCCTCCTACTTGACGCCGGGGACGATTACCAGGAAATTGCCTCGCTTCAGCGAGGAAACGACGTGATTCAAGGCGCCCATTCGACTCGGATGCACAGAACCTTGCCCCCGCCGATCCGGGATTGCCTCGAGCGGAGGGGTGACAGGGGGCCGTGGCGAGTCAAATCCGTTTACCGCCCCCGTCACTGACACCGAAGCGGTTCGGGGCTCCGCCCGACAGAATCGAGATCCCCGCGATTCCCGGCTGGGCCGGCGGTCGAGGTCGGTCACTTCTGAAGCGAGTCGGCGGGGCGGCTCGCACTGTCACATCCGCCCCGCGCCCGGGCCACCGGATCGCGTCGTACGCCCCGGCACGACGCCGTATTGCTTCCGGCCGGCCGGGCCGTGACATCGCTGTCAATGAATTGACACAATTCGTCATTTGATTGACGACCTAGCCGCGCCAAGAATTTCGTCCGCTGGGCGAGCATCGTGCACGCCCGTGCGGAGGCGTGCGGTGATCGACATCCGCTCCGAATCTCTTCTCTCGCTCGCGGCGGCCGGTCGCCACCTGGCCGCGATCCAGGGCGGCCGGCCACCCCGGCCCTCGACCTTCTACCGCTGGGCGACCCGCGGCCTCCGCGGCCACCGGCTGGAGGTCATTCGCTGCGGGGGCCGCGTCGCGACCTCGGTGGAAGCGCTGCAGCGGTTCTTCGACGCCTTGACGGCCGCGGCGCCCGCGCCCCCGATTCACCCCCCCGCCGCGACTCCCGACGCGACGCTGTCCGAACTTGACCGGCTCGGGATCTGACCCGTCGGGGCTCACCCGCTTGGACAAACTCAACCTAGAGGATCTCATGACCGTCCACGCCACTACGACCGCCGCCGCCGCACTGCCGCCGCCGCCCGACCCGTTCGACGTGACCCGGCTGGCGCTCCCCGACGACTCCGACGCCGACCTCGGCGTGCGGGAGCTGCTGGTGTCCGTGCCGTTCCGGAAGCCGAGCAAGGAACAGTTCTTCCGGGTCCACCCGGACCCCGCCTACCGGTGCGTCGGCGGGCTGATCGAGCTGAAGGACGACGACGCGGAGTCGTTCTGGGTGGACCGGTCCCTCTGGCCCGCGCTGGCCGACGAGCCGACGTTCACCCGCCGGCAGGTGGTGACGGCCGTCACGCGCGGCGGTCTGGTGTTCGTGTGGGGGCTGCGGATGCCTGGCCCCGACGGGAAGATTCCGGACTGGGTGAGCATCCCCCAGGAGGCGGCGCGGGTGGCGGCCGGGCAATGGACGAAACTCTACTGGGATCAGACGCAGAGGCGCCACCGGATCAGGGTGTCCGAGCACATGACCGACGCGCCGACCTGGCCCGAGCTCCCGTTCCCGGAGTTGCTCCGCCTGGCGTTCAAGGACCGCACCGTGACGAGCCTCGAGCACCCCGTGCTCAAGAAACTCCGGGGGGAGGTCTGAGCCGACAGACCCGTACCGCTGTTTTCCACGGTTTGACCCGGGTGCGAGGCGGGGTTGGTGCCGAGCGACTTGCCACGGCCCCCCCTCCGACAGCTTGGGACCGGAACCGGTGCGGAGGCGGAATCCATGTACGCAGCCACGGCCCGGAGAGTGACCATGAAGTCGATCACGTTCAACGAGACGACGTATACGTGCCCGTTCCTCGACGTGATGCCCCCTCTGGCCGCCGAGGAGCGGGCCGAGCTGAAAGCCGACATCGCTTCCAACGGGATCACCTACCCCGTGATCGTCACCGAGGAGCACGAGGTGATCGACGGGCATAACCGGCTGGAGATCGCCACCGAGCTTGGACTGACTGCCGTGCCCGTGACGGTGCTCACCGGGTTGTCCGGGGCCCAGAAGCGGGTGCGAGCGGTAGACCTGAACCTCCACCGCCGCCACCTGACCCGCGACCGGAAGCGTGAGGTGATCGCCCACCGGCTGAGGAACGACCCGGGCCGCTCGAATCGGGACATCGCCGCGGAGGTGAAAGCGGACGGGAAGACCGTCGCCGCCGTGCGGGGCGCCCTGGAGGCTACTGCGGAAATTCCGCGGTTGGCCGCGACCCGCGGCCGGGACGGGAAAACGCGGTCGCGGCCCGGGCCGCAGGCGCGCGACATCGCGGCCGCGGCCCGCAAGCACAAGGCCGAGGAAGCGGCCCCGGCGGCGGCGGCCCGACCCCACGCCGAGAATCCCGGCGCGGGGGCGGCCCGCTGGTCGGAGTTGCAGGACATCGCCCGGAGCGCGATGACGTGGGTGGCGGCGCTGTCGCGGCTGGGCCGTGCGAGAGCGGCCGACCGCGACCCCGGCAGGGTGAGCGGCGCGGCGGACCGGCTGCAGCGGGTCGTGGACGAACTGCGGCTGTTTGTGGACCGTTACACGGCCGGCACCGCGGCACCCGCACCCCCCGGCGGCGGCACGACGCAGACGCCCACCACCGGGGCGGCGGAGAAAACCCGAGGGGAGGTCTGACGGGTGGACGCACTCTGCTGCTTCCGCGAGGTGTGGTGCGCGGACTTCGAGTTCCACGCCCCGCCCGGCCACCGGCCGGCACCGCTGTGCGTCTGCGCCCGGGAACTCCGGTCCGGCCGGGCGGTCCGGGTGTGGCTCACCGACGACGCGCCGGCCGCGCCGCCGTTCCCCACCAACGCCGGGGCGGTGTTCGTCGCGTACTACGCAAGCGCCGAACTCGGGTGCTTCCTGGCGCTGGGCTGGCCGCTCCCGGCCCGGGTGCTCGACCTGTACGCCGAGTTCCGGCTCCTGACGAACGGCGCCCCGACCCCCCACGGGTCCGGGCTGCTCGGGGCGCTGGCTCACTTCCGGCTCGACGGGCTGGCGGCGGGCGAGAAGGACGAGCTGCGGGCGCTGGCGATCCGCGGCGGGCCGTTCACCCCTGCCGAGCAAGCCGCGCTGCTCGACTACTGCGAGGCGGACGTGGACGCGCTGGCTCGACTCCTTCCGCGGATGGCCCCGCGGCTCGACCTCCCGCGGGCGCTGCTCCGCGGCCGGTACATGACCGCCGCCGCGCGGATGGAGTGGGCCGGGGTTCCGATCGACGCGGCGGCGCTGGCCGCACTCCGCGAACACTGGGGCGGGATCAAGGACCGACTCGTCCGCGCGGTCGATACCGACTACCGGGTGTTCGCCCCGACCGGCCGCCGGCTCGACCCGGCCAGCCGGTTCGGCGCCTCGGTCATCGACGCGGCCCGCCAGTGGGGGCTCGACCCGGACGCCTTGGCCGCCGCCGCCGCCGACCACCACCGGGAGGAGGTCGAGTCGACCGCCGGCCGGCTGGCCGCGGTCCGCGCCGCTCGCTCCGCCACCGGGCTCACATCGGCGCGGGTCGGCCGGCTGCTCGACGCCGGGCGCGACTACCTCGACGTGCCGGGGCTCGACGTGGCGGCGCGAGAACTCGCCGGCGAGCTGCCCGCCCTCGGCATCGGCCCCGGGTACGACCCGGATGGAGTAGACGACGACTACACGCCGAAGCTCTGGGGCGTGCTGACCGAACCCGACCCGGCCCCCCGCCCGCGGCACGACCCGGGGCTGATCCGCGACGCGGCGGACCGACTCGGTCCCCGCGACGGCACCGAACGGCCGCCCGGTCCACTGTCGTTCTCGGCCGACCGGTGGGCGCGGTATCTCGCGCGGCACCGCATCCCCTGGCCCCGGCTCCCGTCCGGGGCGCTCGACTTGAAGGACGACACGTTCCGCGAGATGGCGAAGCGGTTTCCTGCTGAGGTCGGACCGATCCGCGACCTCCGGCACGCCCTCGGCGAGTTCCGGCTCAACGAGTTGGCCGTCGGCCCCGACGGGCGGAACCGGTGCCTCCTGTCCGCGTTCCGCTCCCGGACCGGGCGGAACCAGCCTTCGAACTCGGCGTTCATCTTTGGCCCGGCCGCGTGGCTGCGGTCTCTGATCCGACCCGGCCCGGGGCGGGCTGTGGTGTACGTCGATTGGTCGCAACAGGAACTCGCCATCGCCGCGGCGCTGTCGGCCGACCCGCGGATGATGGAGGCGTACCAGAGCGGCGACTTCTACACGACGTTCGCCCGGATGGCCGGCGCGATCCCGGCGGACGCCACGAAGCACACCCACCCGGCCGAGCGGGAGGCGTTCAAGGTGGTGAGCCTCGGCGTCCTCTACGGGCTGTCGGCTGAGGGGCTGGCCCGGCGACTCGGCGCCCCCCGCGGCCGCGGGGTCGAGCTGCTCGAGCTCCACCGCCGGACGTTCCGCCGGTTCTGGGAGTGGTCGGATTCGCTCGAGGAGCGGGCACTCCTCACCGGCCGGCTGCGGACCCGGTTCGGGTGGGCGATCAGCGTTCCCGGCGGGCTCGACCCGGTCTCCGGCCGCCCGCTCGCCAACCCCCGGAGTCTGCGCAACTGGCCGATGCAGGCGCACGGCGCGGAGATGATGCGGCTGGCCGCGTGTCTGGCCACCGAGCGCGGGCTGGCGGTGTGCTGCCCGGTTCACGACGCCTTCCTGATCGAGGCGCCGGCCGACCGGGCCGAGGAGGAAACGGAGCGGATGCGCGACGCCATGCGGGAGGCGTCCGAGCTCGTCCTCCCCGGCTTCCCGCTGCGGACGGACGCGAAGATCGTGCGGCACCCCGACCGGTGGACGGACCCGCGCGGGGCGCGGACGTGGGGGCTGGTGTACGGGCTCCTGGCCGAGCTCGGCGTGGACCCGACCCGTACCACCGGTGACACCGGACCCGTACCACCGGCGGCACCCCCGCCCAGTGTTATTTCTGAGTTCTCTTGTCTTCCCCTGTAGGAGGCGGAGGAATGACCGATGCCCGACCCGTTCGACCCGGCCCGGCTCGACCCGGCCGACTTCCCGCCGCCCACCACGCCGCCGCGCCCGCGGCCCGGGGTGAAGTTCCTCCGCGGGCCGATCCCGATGGACTGGCTGACGGCGGCCGCGGCGCTCCCCGGTCGCGCGCTGGCGGTGGGGCTGGTGGTCTGGTTCCTGGCCGGGTGCGAACGGCGGCGGACGGTCGCCGCGACCCTCAGCCGGCTGGCGGCACTCGGCGCCGGGACGCGGGCGGCGGCGCGGCGGGGGCTGGCGGCGCTGGAGGCGGCCGGGCTGGTGGCGGTGGAGCGGCACCCCGGCCGGTCGCCGGTGGTGACGATCCTCGACGCGCCGGGCTGAACGACCGGCAACGGCGGTTCGTGGCCGAGTACCTCACCGACCCGAACGCGGCCCGCGCCTACCGCACCGCCTACGCGCCGCCCGCACCCGCCACCGCGGCGGCGAACGGCTCGCGGCTGCTGAGCAATGTCGGGGTCCCTAGGGGAGTGGCGGACGGTCACGCCACTTGTCGCGGCTGGCGGTGGCGACCCGACGGCGCGTCTTGGAGGAGATCGCCGCGGTCACGTTCTCCGACCTGTCGGACCTGTTCGACACAGCCGGTCCCGGGCTCCGGCTGCTGCCGATGGGCCGGATCCGCCCACTGCCCGCAGGACCGGCCACCCGTCCGGGTGCGGGTCGAGCCGAACGGGACGGCCTGGGATCTCGAAGTGATGTTCCGCAACAACGGGCGGCGCTGCCCTCCTGGCCAAGCTGCTTGGTATGAAACCACGGCGCGCCGCCCGCCACATACCGCATCGAAAGGCGAAGGCATGACGACCGAGCGCAGGCTGGCGGCGCACAAGACGGACGCGGCCCCGAGTGCCGCCAGGCCGGACCGCTGGACCACTGACGGCCGTGCCGACTCGCTCGACCGGTGGGCGGCCGACCCGCTTTTCGCCCTCTGACGCCCTGGGCCGCCCCGCCGCCGCACCAGCGCCGGCGGCCGAATCTCGTTGCGGCACGGGACCACCCGCCGTCGCGACGCGGAAATTCCACCGCCGGCTGGCGGACTCGGGCGGGGATGGTGCACACTCGTTGGGGTCACCCGGGGAGGAACGAGGATGGCGATCGTGACGGTACCGCACGAGAGGGGTCCGACGGCGGTGGTGCTCTGCGACGCCTGCGACCGGCTGATCGGGGACGCGGCCGACGGGGTGGCGGTGTACGAGCAGAACGGGCCGTACGGCGACGTCGGCCGGGTCCGGCACGCTCACCGCGCCGGCCGGTGTCTGGCCGTCGTGGGGCGGGGGCTGGTGGGCCCGGACGGGCCGCCGGCCGTTCACGCGCTGGACGTCCACCTGGCTGTCCTGGCGTTCAACCACGCGCTCCACCCCGAGGACCTCGGCCCGGTGCTGGACCGCGAGTTCCGGGCGCCCGGGAGCGGGTCGAATCCGACGGCCGGTGACGACCCGGGGCGTTCTGGGGAGTGAGACCGAGACCCCGGGCGCCGAACGCTTCCGCTACGGCGGCGCCTCCGGGTCCTCCGTCCGGGGTTAACCGGACAATGTGACGCCGCGGGGGTGGTTCGGGCCCGCGCCGGAGTCACGCTGCACTGGCCGTGGCCGTATCTCGGCGGTGGAGGCCGTTCTTCCGGCCCTCAGCGCCGGAGGCCGAGAGCCAGCCGGACGAGGCCAGCGTGCCACGGCCGCAGGGGGAGCCGACTCGTTGGGCCAGCGTGCCACGGCCGCCGGGGGAGCCGACTCGTTGGGCCAGCGTGCCACGGCCGCCGGGGGAGCCGACTCGTTGGGTTCGTTTCGCCGACTCCGCCCGTACCTCGTACACGCCGCGGACTGTTGCGTTCTCCAAAAGTGCGTCGAGTCCCGCCCAGTCTGCCGTCGGAAACGCCAGATCCGGGCAGATCGACGCCGTTCTGCTGACCGTAACCACCCCGCCGCGTCGGTGCCGCTCGCGGTGTTCGGCGGTGGGTTCGTTTCGCGAAGTCCACGCGGTCACCAACCGGGTGCAGGTGCGGCCGTCCGACCGGCCGTGGTACACTCGCCGTCACTCCAGGAGCCCGCCATGGTGTCCCCCGCCCGCCTCGCCGCCAACCGCGCCAACGCCCGCCGGTCGACCGGCCCCCGCACCCCCGCCGGCAAGGCCGCGTCCGCCCGCAACGCCGTCCGCCACGGCCTGTACGCCGCCGCCGCCCTGCTCCCCGCCCTCGGCGAGACGGCCGCGGACTGGGACGACTTCCGGGCGGCGGTGGCCCGGTCCCTCCGGCCCGAGGGCGCCGCCGAGGCGGCGACGGCCGAGCGGGTGGCGTGGGTGCTGTACCGCCAGCGGCGGCTCGCGGCCCTGGCGACCGGCCCCGCCCCGGCGGCGCTGCCCCCCGACCCGGACACGATCACCGGCGAGGGGGTTGATCACTTCATCCCGGTCAGCCCGGCCGCCCCGCCGGCCGCGCGACTGGTCCACGCCCGCGCCGCACTCGCGGGGCAGCGGGCGGCGGCCGCCGCCGACCGGGCGGTGGCGGCCGCCCTGGCCGGGGCGGACGTCGAGCTCACCCTCGGGGCGGTGGTGACGGCGACCCGGGAGGCGGGCGAGTTGCTCGGCTGGCGGATCCAGCAGAAGCCGGACCCGTGGGTCGGGGTGCTCGCCGGGCTGGGGGTCGAGGTGGCCACGCCCATCGCGGCCGAGTGGACGGCGGACCTGCTGCGCCGGGTAGTCGGCCGGGCCGGCGGGTGCGAGGGCCGCGACCCGCCGGTGTTCCTGGCCGACGTGCGGGCCGCGGTCCTGGCCGGCACCGAGGCCCGCGGCGGGAGGGTCCGCGGCCTGGAGGCGACGGAGGCGGCGCTCGTGGCCGAACTGCGGACGGCACGGGGGCGGGCCGTGGCGGACGCGCTGCTGGCCGCCGGCGGGCTCGGGGAGCGGGCGGACCGGGCCGAGGCCCACCTGTCGCGGGAACTCGACCGGGCCCTCGCCCAGCTCGCCCGGCTCCGGGGCCTGCGGCCACAGCCGACGCACCCGCGGCCGAGCCACCCGGTCGAGGACGTCGGGTTCGTGTTGCGGCGGGCCGGACTGGTGGGTTGAGGCAATGAAGCGTCCGGGCGGGCGGGGTTCCGAAGCGCGGTGGTCGTCGCGGGTCGCGTCCGGCCGCAATGCCGAGATGGGCGCCTGCGCGGGTGAACCCCGATTTCCGGCGCGTCAACGCCTCGGGCAGTCAGGTGCGGCAACCCTTCAGTCGACACGCCACCCGACGGCTTGCCTGGCCGAACCCATGAGGCGCGGGGGTCGCCACCGAGCGGCCGATCGTCCTGGCTCCGCTCCGCCCCGGGTCGAGGAGAGCGGCGCGAGGCGGGGCATCGGTCGATCGCCGAATATCGGCGTCGGCCGGTCGGCGTGTGCGGCAACGGTGACGGCAGTTGATCGTCGACGGGGTTGTGGTAGTTGTGAAGTGTCGACGGGCCGCACCCCCCGCCCTCCCCACTCTCGCCCGCGACCGATCTTCCGGCCGTCGATTCGCGGGGAGCGCCGCTGCGCGGCACGCCAAAACCATTTCCGGAGTGCCTCCCTACCTAGGCGGTGTCACCCGTGCGGTGTGCGCTCAGTCGCCGGCGCCCGGCCGCCGTGTGCATTCTGGCGATTTTCGGAGTGACAGGCGAAGCGGACGAGGGCACCCGGCCCATTTCGTCCTATTCTCGTATCGGCTTTCGCTTCTGACATTGTTTCGCGGTGTCGGGCGTGTTCTCATTGCTCGTCTGCGGCGAGCGGCAGGGAGGTCGGTCTACTCCCCTGCACACAACCGATCGGGCACCCCCGGTACCCGTCCGTCACCGCCGAACCCACTGGAGGGCGACCCGGCACGGCCCGAACGTCACCACACTTCGCATGACCTTTTACGCCCACTCCGCCCGGGACACGGCCGGCCGCCCGGCCCCGGCCCTGTTCCAGCTTCTCGCCGAACACCTCCGAAGCGTGGCCGCGGCGGCACGGGCCCGGGCGGTCGCGACCCGCATGCCCGGCCTCGCCGCCCACGCCGCCGCCGCCGGGCTACTCCACGACCTGGGCAAGTACCGGCCCGGCTTCCAGCGCTACATCCACCCGGACTACCCCGACCCGCCGCTGCCGGACCGGCTCCACAAGGAGGCCGGCGCGGCGCGGGCGGCGGCGGCGAAGTGCGGGGCCGTTGCGTTCGCCATTTTCGGGCACCACGGTGGCCTGCCGGACCTGGCGGACCTGCAATCCGGCTTCAAGTCGCCGGCCGCCGACTGGCAGGCGGTGTGGGCCGCCGCCGTCGCCGACCTGCCGGACCTCGCGACCGCGCTCGACGGGCTGCCGCCGGTGCCGCGCGAGTTCGCCGCCGACCTGTTCGCCCGCGTGCTGTTCGCCTGCCTCGTCGATGCCGACTGGGCCGACACGACCCGCCACGAGCAGCAGACGAAGGGCTACTCAGCCGACCCGGCTCCGCCGCCGCTCGCACCCGAGAAGAGGTGGAAGCACGTCGAAGCGCACCTCGCCGGCCTCGCCGCCCGGCCGCTCGAACCGCACGTCAAGGCGGCCCGCGCCACGGTTCTGGCGGCGTGTCTGGCGGCGGCTGAGAAACCGCCCGGGCTGTTCTCACTGACCGTTCCGACCGGCGGCGGCAAGACGCTCGCGGCCCTCGCGTTCGCCCTGAAGCACGCCGAGCGGAACCACCTCCGGCGGGTGATCTACGTCGCCCCGTACACGACCATCCTGGAGCAGAATGCCGACGTGATCCGCGAGGCGCTCGGCGTCAGCCGGCACGACGCGGCGGTGCTGGAGCACCACAGCCTGGCCGAGCCACCGGGCGACGCCGACACGGCGGAGACGCGGCGCGAGGCGGCCGCCCGCCGGGCCGAGAACTGGGACGCGCCGGTGGTGGTGACCACGAACGTGCAGTTCTTCGAGAGCCTGTTCAGTAACAAACCGGGCCGCTGCCGCAAGCTCCACAACGTCGCCGGCAGCGTGGTCGTGCTGGACGAGTGCCAGTCGCTGCCGCCGGGCCTGGTGGCGCCGACGTGCGGGATGCTGAAGCAGCTCACCGCCCCCGTCGGCGAGGGCGGGCTCGGCTGCACCGTCGTGCTGTGTACCGCCACGCAGCCGGCGTTCGACCACGACCTGTTGAAGGCCGACGAGCGGCTCACGGCCGAGGAGATCATCCCGGGGGACGCGAACCTGTTCACGTCGCTGAAGCGCGTGGACGTGGTGTGGCCGAAGCGCGACGACCCGAAGCTGTCGTGGGCGGAGGTGGCGGAACGGATGCGCGACGCGGGCTCGGCGCTGTGCGTGGTGAACACGAAGAAGGCGGCGCGGGCGGTGTTCGCGGAGTTGGCAGCGAAGCGTACGCCGGGGGCGTTCCACCTGTCGACGGGGATGTGCCCGCAGCACCGCCGCGAGAAGCTGGCGCAGGTGCGCGGGCTGCTGGACGCCAAGGCGCCGTGCTTCGTGGTGTCCACGCAACTGATCGAGGCCGGTGTGGACGTCGACTTCCCGTTCCTGATGCGCGAGATGGGGCCGCTGGAGTCGGTGATCCAGGCCGCCGGCCGCTGCAACCGCGAGGGAAAGCGGCCGTGGGCGGAGAGCAAGGTGGTCGTGTTCCGCAGCGCGGAAGGCACGATCCCCGGCGGGTGGTACACGGCCGGCCGCGACAAACTGGAGCAGATCATCGCGGCGAACGGCGACGGCCCGCGGGTGGACGACCCCGACACGATCACCGACTACTTCCGCCGGCTGTACTTCACGGGCGGCCCCGGGGCGCTGGACGCGCCGGGCGTCCTCGAACTGCGGCGGGCGTGGAAGTTCCGGGCCGCGGCGGAGGCGTACAAGCTCATCGACGACGCCGGGCAGCCGGTGGTGGTGCGGGCGTGGAAGTCGCACGAGGCGGAAATCGCGGCGCTGCTGGTCGAACTCGAGTCGGCGCCGCGGAAGTCTACGTACCGGGCGCTGGCGCGGTTTCAGGTGAACCTGCTGCCGTCGAAGATGGCGAAGCTGGGGCACTTGTACCACGAGGGGCCGGGCAAGGTGCTGGTCTGGGACGGCGAATACGACGAGGATGCCGGAATCGTCGAGGAAATGGCCGACGTGTTCGTCCTGTAACCGAGGAGCCGCGGATGCTACCGCCAACAGTCGCGGTGAAGGTGTGGGGCGAGTTCGCCTTGTTCACGCGCCCGGAACTGTCCGTCGAGCGCATCTCCTACCCGGTGATGACGCCGTCGGCCGCCCGCGGCGTGCTCGACGCCATCCTGTACAAGCCGCAGATGACGTGGCACGTCCGCCGCATCACCGTCCTGAAGCCGCGTTTCCCGGCCGGCTTCCCCGCGGCCGAGGCCCGACAGCACTACCGCATGATCGGCGTCCGCCGCAACGAAATCCAGGGCACCATCCCGCCGCGCACCGTCGAGGGCTGGATGAAGGCGCCCGACACGTTCGAGCCGTACCTCGTCGATTCTGCTGGCCGTGAGGGAGCACAGGGGCAGAACCGCACCCAGCGGAACAGCCGGATGCTGCACCACGTCGCCTACCAGATCGACGCCAGCCCCAAACTCACCGACCGGGCCAACCGCCCGCGCACCCGCCCCGAGGACACCGACGAGGAACACGGCCCGGACACGGTGGCGAAGTACGTCGGCATGTTCCAGCGGCGCGTCGAGAAGGGGCAGTGCTTCCACCGCCCGTACCTCGGCGTCCGCGAGTTAGCCGCGCACTTCGCCCCGCCCGACGGCAGCGAGGAACCGCTGACCGGGTGGACTGAGTCGCTCGGGTTCATGCTGTACGACCTGAAGTTCGCGGCCGACGGCACCCGCCGGCCGGGCTTCTTCGAGGCGAAGGTGACGACCGGTGATCAGCGACAGCACCGCTTCCCTCTTGGCGACAGTCAGTTCTCCGCCTGGATCGCCTGCTCCTCGGCACTCGTTACGTCGTCGCCTCGCCCGCGGTCTTCGCTCGTCGGTTCTTGGCCTGCTCGGCCCGGTAGCTCGGCACGTTCAACTCCACGATCACGCTGTGGTGTACCAATCGGTCGATCGCCGCCGCCGTCGTCATCGGATCCTTGAAGATCGACTCCCACCCCGAGAACGCCAGGTTGCTCGTCAGCAGCACGCTCCCCCGCTCGTACCGCTCCGCCAGCAGCGTGAACAGCACCTCCATCTCCTCCCGGCTCTGCTGCACGTACCCCAGGTCGTCCACCATCAGCACCGGGTATCCACCCAGACGCTTCAGCGCCTTCGGCAGCTTCAACTCCCGCTTCGCCAGCAGCAGTTCCTGGACCAGCAGGTTGCACGTCGTGAACAGCACCTTCCGCCCCGCACGCACCAGCTCCTGCGACACCGCACAACGTAAATGCGTCTTCCCCGAGCCGGGCGGCCCGAACACCAGCACGTTCTCCCGCCGGTCCACGAACCCGCCGTCGAGCAACGCCTTCGCCTGGTGCACCACCTTCGACGGCAGACGCTTCGTGTCCAGCGCCGACCAACTCTTCTCCAGCGGCAGCTTC carries:
- the cas3 gene encoding CRISPR-associated helicase Cas3', which codes for MTFYAHSARDTAGRPAPALFQLLAEHLRSVAAAARARAVATRMPGLAAHAAAAGLLHDLGKYRPGFQRYIHPDYPDPPLPDRLHKEAGAARAAAAKCGAVAFAIFGHHGGLPDLADLQSGFKSPAADWQAVWAAAVADLPDLATALDGLPPVPREFAADLFARVLFACLVDADWADTTRHEQQTKGYSADPAPPPLAPEKRWKHVEAHLAGLAARPLEPHVKAARATVLAACLAAAEKPPGLFSLTVPTGGGKTLAALAFALKHAERNHLRRVIYVAPYTTILEQNADVIREALGVSRHDAAVLEHHSLAEPPGDADTAETRREAAARRAENWDAPVVVTTNVQFFESLFSNKPGRCRKLHNVAGSVVVLDECQSLPPGLVAPTCGMLKQLTAPVGEGGLGCTVVLCTATQPAFDHDLLKADERLTAEEIIPGDANLFTSLKRVDVVWPKRDDPKLSWAEVAERMRDAGSALCVVNTKKAARAVFAELAAKRTPGAFHLSTGMCPQHRREKLAQVRGLLDAKAPCFVVSTQLIEAGVDVDFPFLMREMGPLESVIQAAGRCNREGKRPWAESKVVVFRSAEGTIPGGWYTAGRDKLEQIIAANGDGPRVDDPDTITDYFRRLYFTGGPGALDAPGVLELRRAWKFRAAAEAYKLIDDAGQPVVVRAWKSHEAEIAALLVELESAPRKSTYRALARFQVNLLPSKMAKLGHLYHEGPGKVLVWDGEYDEDAGIVEEMADVFVL
- the istB gene encoding IS21-like element helper ATPase IstB, with amino-acid sequence MSKAMTEGEQLTGNLKDLGLPTMRRTFAAAAGAARANEQTFEQYLLGLTDAEVSHRRENRIGRLLRASKLPLEKSWSALDTKRLPSKVVHQAKALLDGGFVDRRENVLVFGPPGSGKTHLRCAVSQELVRAGRKVLFTTCNLLVQELLLAKRELKLPKALKRLGGYPVLMVDDLGYVQQSREEMEVLFTLLAERYERGSVLLTSNLAFSGWESIFKDPMTTAAAIDRLVHHSVIVELNVPSYRAEQAKNRRAKTAGEATT